One window of Desulfobacca acetoxidans DSM 11109 genomic DNA carries:
- a CDS encoding Hsp20/alpha crystallin family protein, translating into MDIMEWKPFREVSKLRREMDRLWDDYFGSGRRAFKPLEAEWVPSVDVSETADKIVVKAEIPGIDAKDIDISLSGDMLTIKGEKKSEREEKEENYHLVERNYGSFSRTMRLPVSVEADKIEAAYKQGVLTVTCPKKEEVKAKAIEIKAE; encoded by the coding sequence ATGGATATTATGGAATGGAAACCCTTCCGGGAAGTCTCAAAGCTGCGCCGGGAAATGGACCGTCTGTGGGATGATTATTTCGGCAGTGGCCGTCGCGCCTTCAAACCCCTGGAGGCTGAGTGGGTCCCGTCGGTGGACGTTTCCGAAACCGCTGATAAGATCGTGGTCAAGGCCGAAATTCCCGGCATAGATGCCAAGGACATTGATATCTCCCTGTCCGGCGATATGCTTACCATTAAGGGGGAAAAAAAGTCTGAGCGGGAGGAAAAAGAAGAAAACTATCACCTGGTGGAGCGTAACTATGGCTCTTTTAGTCGCACCATGCGACTGCCGGTAAGTGTGGAAGCTGACAAAATCGAAGCTGCTTACAAGCAGGGTGTTCTTACCGTTACCTGTCCGAAGAAAGAAGAAGTCAAGGCCAAGGCCATCGAGATAAAAGCTGAGTAA
- a CDS encoding ATP-binding protein — protein sequence MTENLKGKSPFYPGQPVPVELFVGREPLIERIMTRGVGQVTAGKPVAFYIQGEYGIGKSSIASFTQWLAEKDHNIYGIYSSLGGARNLEEMVTSILEATLRSGIFEPQRIEKIKNWLAKYLGKQTLFGFTINLEALRKDAPNFATPFGMLGFLAELREHLGETDIKGLFLILDENNGLAADPQFTHFIKGLLDTNAVSRKPIPLLLMLCGVEERRREMIQKHQPIERYFDVIEIPAMDEVETKDFYKKAFESVHIEVDDEALQTMTHWSAGFPKIMHLIGDSAFWIDKDNKIDTDDAFKAVFMAAEEVGRKYVDQQVYKALRSKDYQSILKKIAGIVPLSMSFNRKEVASDLTDAEQRKLTNFLTRMQKLKVIRKGETTGEYLFNQRMVRLYIWLDTVQKRSG from the coding sequence GTGACAGAAAATTTAAAAGGCAAAAGCCCCTTTTATCCTGGTCAACCTGTTCCAGTTGAGTTATTTGTCGGCAGAGAACCGCTGATTGAAAGAATCATGACCCGAGGAGTTGGCCAAGTGACGGCAGGGAAACCCGTCGCCTTCTATATTCAAGGTGAATACGGGATCGGAAAGAGTTCTATCGCCAGTTTTACTCAGTGGTTGGCAGAAAAAGACCATAACATTTACGGTATTTATTCTTCACTAGGCGGGGCCAGAAATCTTGAGGAAATGGTGACGAGCATTCTGGAAGCGACGTTACGCTCCGGTATATTCGAACCACAGCGGATTGAAAAGATTAAAAACTGGTTGGCAAAATACCTCGGCAAACAGACCCTCTTTGGATTTACTATTAATCTTGAGGCATTGCGAAAAGATGCACCGAACTTTGCTACACCTTTCGGCATGTTGGGATTTCTGGCGGAGTTAAGAGAGCATCTGGGCGAGACAGACATTAAGGGACTTTTTTTAATATTGGATGAGAATAACGGCCTCGCGGCAGACCCTCAATTTACGCATTTTATTAAAGGATTATTAGACACCAATGCAGTTTCCAGAAAACCTATACCTCTGTTATTAATGCTGTGCGGCGTTGAGGAACGCCGTCGGGAAATGATTCAAAAACATCAACCCATAGAACGTTATTTTGATGTGATTGAAATTCCAGCCATGGATGAAGTGGAAACGAAGGATTTTTATAAAAAAGCTTTCGAGTCGGTCCATATAGAGGTAGATGATGAAGCATTGCAGACGATGACCCACTGGTCCGCAGGTTTCCCTAAGATAATGCATCTTATCGGCGATTCGGCTTTTTGGATCGATAAAGATAATAAGATTGATACGGATGATGCATTTAAGGCGGTATTTATGGCAGCCGAGGAAGTTGGCAGAAAATATGTTGACCAACAGGTTTACAAGGCCTTGAGAAGCAAAGATTATCAATCTATTCTGAAGAAAATTGCTGGAATTGTGCCTCTCTCAATGAGTTTTAATAGAAAAGAAGTAGCTTCAGACTTGACTGATGCAGAACAGAGGAAATTGACCAACTTCTTGACAAGGATGCAGAAATTAAAAGTTATTCGCAAGGGAGAGACAACCGGGGAATATCTCTTTAACCAAAGAATGGTTAGATTATATATCTGGTTAGATACTGTTCAAAAGAGAAGTGGCTAA
- a CDS encoding AAA family ATPase, producing the protein MDDTNTKFPDQKELEKELSEYLAKKYGDRVKIISPFIMPKPVVEEGPAKVRHAGGTGKINFNLKPEELEDYLNEYVVKQETAKSILATKICTHFNRIRYLQDQGRVPDPGIGSIKNNIILIGPTGVGKTYLVKLIAKKLGVPFVKGDATKFSETGYVGGDVEDLVRDLVYEADDDLELAQFGIIYIDEIDKIAASGNLIGPDVSRSGVQRALLKPMEETEVDLKTPHDPISQIQAIEHYRRTGKREKRTLNTRNILFIVSGAFNGLEKFIKDRLAKQEIGFHGRPRSKKRDREFWRQVNAEDLIKYGFESEFVGRLPVIAVLEELTADDLYEILKNPNNPIIISKKRDFRAYGIDIKFEDRALHLLAEKAAQERTGARGLVSVIEKSLIQFEKCLPSSEIKEFLVTPEVVAHPEEQLQLLLAGPPKSDLMDRFKAAADQELALLKASVWRREHELLRRFHMPLTDYRVELMVDQYLRWDCDLLTAFDQISRLYQQVRRFEGKFAQEHRIHLTFVEEAVDEIMRRALAGGTTARVICEGFVKDLEYALKLVRDRTAQDSFLLSLADLLDLDGFLNRLFQESLHQPILAAGTPRTEG; encoded by the coding sequence ATGGATGATACCAATACGAAATTTCCTGATCAGAAAGAATTGGAAAAGGAACTCAGCGAGTACTTAGCCAAAAAATATGGCGACCGTGTTAAGATCATTTCTCCGTTTATCATGCCGAAACCGGTCGTTGAGGAGGGTCCTGCCAAAGTGCGCCATGCAGGCGGCACCGGCAAGATCAATTTTAACCTTAAACCCGAAGAGTTAGAGGACTATCTCAACGAATATGTCGTTAAGCAGGAGACGGCCAAGAGTATCTTAGCCACCAAAATCTGTACGCATTTTAACCGTATCCGCTATCTACAGGATCAGGGGCGGGTTCCCGATCCCGGCATCGGTTCGATTAAAAATAACATTATCTTGATCGGTCCTACCGGTGTCGGCAAGACCTATCTGGTAAAACTTATCGCCAAAAAGCTCGGCGTTCCGTTTGTCAAAGGCGATGCCACTAAATTCAGCGAAACCGGCTATGTCGGGGGCGATGTGGAGGACCTGGTCCGGGACCTGGTTTACGAGGCTGATGATGATCTGGAATTGGCCCAATTCGGCATCATCTATATCGATGAGATCGATAAGATTGCCGCCAGTGGCAATCTCATCGGGCCGGATGTCTCACGCAGCGGGGTGCAGCGCGCCCTCCTGAAACCTATGGAGGAGACCGAAGTTGATCTTAAGACCCCGCATGACCCTATCTCGCAGATTCAGGCGATCGAACACTATCGCCGGACTGGGAAACGGGAAAAGCGCACCCTCAACACCCGCAATATCCTGTTCATCGTTTCTGGGGCCTTCAACGGCTTAGAGAAATTCATTAAGGATCGGTTGGCCAAACAGGAGATCGGTTTTCACGGCCGACCCCGTTCCAAGAAGCGGGACCGGGAATTCTGGCGCCAGGTCAATGCCGAAGATCTCATCAAATACGGTTTTGAATCGGAATTCGTCGGTCGCCTGCCGGTAATCGCCGTCTTGGAAGAACTGACCGCCGACGATCTCTACGAAATCCTCAAGAATCCCAACAACCCCATCATTATCAGCAAGAAACGCGATTTCCGGGCGTATGGCATTGATATCAAGTTCGAGGATCGGGCCCTACACCTCTTGGCCGAAAAGGCCGCCCAGGAGCGCACCGGTGCCCGGGGGTTGGTCAGCGTTATCGAAAAGTCTTTGATTCAATTTGAGAAGTGCCTGCCTTCCAGCGAGATCAAAGAGTTTTTGGTCACTCCGGAAGTAGTGGCCCATCCCGAAGAGCAGTTGCAGCTTCTGTTGGCCGGGCCTCCCAAGTCTGATCTGATGGACCGTTTTAAGGCCGCGGCCGATCAGGAATTGGCGCTTTTAAAGGCATCGGTCTGGCGGCGGGAGCACGAACTCCTCCGGCGTTTTCACATGCCCCTCACCGACTACCGGGTGGAGTTAATGGTGGATCAATATCTCCGCTGGGACTGCGATCTTCTGACCGCCTTCGACCAGATCAGCCGGCTCTATCAGCAGGTACGAAGGTTCGAAGGAAAATTTGCCCAGGAACATCGGATTCACCTTACTTTTGTCGAAGAGGCCGTCGATGAGATCATGCGCCGGGCCCTGGCCGGTGGAACTACTGCCCGGGTGATTTGCGAAGGTTTCGTCAAAGATTTGGAGTATGCCCTGAAATTGGTCAGAGACCGCACCGCCCAGGACTCTTTTCTGCTATCGTTGGCAGACCTGTTAGATCTGGACGGTTTTCTCAACCGGCTGTTTCAGGAATCCCTGCATCAGCCTATTTTAGCCGCCGGGACTCCGCGCACGGAGGGTTGA
- the hflX gene encoding GTPase HflX produces MDRVQGNLAGLKPQQLRHLERLYRRKIPPTSLITPELARQLTEITGDIKRQVGILVDRQGTVAMVIVGDRKGLVIPPLKRERQTGWRLKGLRLIHTHLNAEPLNQDDLMDLALLRLDCIAALETLPSGLPGHLHGAYLLPQRLEGRDWGFITIDHVAHLDMDFAAFVRSLEEELARAGHSGTEHDRRERAILIGVTTRPRQTAEDSLLELRELARTAGLNVVEVILQQRQRIDPRFLMGRGKLMELVIRALQMDAELLIFDADLNPSQVRSITDFTELKVIDRTQLILDIFAQRARSREGKLQVEMAQLKYLLPRLGKRDDALSRLTGGIGGRGPGETKLEIDRRRVRERLHRLAQELDQVRDERRVRRGPRQRQGLPIISIVGYTNAGKSTLLNTLTRAEVLAEDRLFATLDPTSRRLRFPKEREVIITDTVGFIRDLPKDLLEAFKATLEELEDADLLLHVIDLSNPRFEEQMETVDTILASLELSDKPVLKVFNKIDLIAPEIAQWQCRRHNGVAISALDGGTLRPLLTRMEEIIDRILPREQISSAEQDAVAEAMRERRDTGLLH; encoded by the coding sequence ATCGATCGGGTTCAAGGAAATCTTGCCGGTCTCAAGCCCCAGCAACTCAGGCATCTGGAAAGACTTTACCGGCGTAAAATCCCCCCGACCAGCCTGATTACACCTGAATTAGCCCGACAACTTACCGAAATTACCGGTGATATCAAGCGGCAGGTTGGCATTCTGGTGGACCGCCAGGGGACAGTGGCCATGGTGATCGTCGGCGACCGTAAAGGTCTGGTGATCCCTCCCTTAAAGCGAGAGCGGCAGACCGGATGGCGGCTGAAGGGTCTGCGGTTAATTCACACCCACCTCAATGCCGAACCTTTAAATCAGGACGACCTCATGGATCTAGCCCTGCTGCGCCTGGACTGTATCGCCGCTCTGGAAACCTTGCCGTCAGGCCTCCCCGGCCACCTGCATGGGGCCTATCTGCTGCCGCAACGGCTTGAAGGGCGGGACTGGGGGTTTATCACCATAGACCACGTAGCCCATCTGGACATGGATTTTGCCGCGTTTGTCCGCTCTTTGGAGGAAGAATTGGCCAGGGCCGGTCATAGCGGCACCGAACATGACCGGCGGGAACGGGCCATACTCATCGGCGTCACCACCAGACCTAGACAGACAGCAGAAGATTCTCTGTTGGAACTGCGGGAGTTGGCCAGGACGGCAGGGTTGAACGTGGTGGAGGTCATCCTGCAACAGCGCCAGCGCATTGACCCCCGTTTCCTTATGGGCCGGGGTAAACTTATGGAATTGGTGATCCGCGCCCTGCAAATGGACGCCGAGCTGCTCATCTTTGACGCCGATCTCAACCCCTCCCAGGTTCGGTCGATTACAGATTTCACTGAACTCAAGGTCATTGACCGAACCCAGCTTATTTTGGATATCTTTGCCCAACGGGCCCGGAGTCGCGAGGGCAAGTTGCAGGTAGAAATGGCCCAACTAAAATATCTGCTGCCCCGCCTGGGGAAACGGGACGATGCCCTTTCGCGTTTGACCGGCGGCATCGGCGGCCGGGGGCCTGGCGAGACCAAGCTGGAGATCGACCGCCGTCGGGTGCGGGAGCGCCTGCATCGACTCGCCCAGGAACTGGACCAGGTGCGGGACGAGCGACGGGTGCGGCGGGGTCCCCGGCAGCGCCAGGGTCTCCCCATTATTTCCATCGTCGGTTATACGAACGCCGGCAAGTCCACTCTGCTCAACACCCTCACCAGAGCCGAGGTACTGGCGGAGGATCGCCTTTTCGCCACTCTGGACCCCACCAGCCGGCGTCTGCGCTTTCCGAAAGAACGTGAAGTCATCATCACCGATACTGTCGGTTTTATCCGTGACCTGCCCAAAGACCTCCTCGAAGCATTCAAGGCCACATTGGAGGAACTCGAGGACGCCGATCTCCTCCTGCACGTCATCGATCTCAGCAACCCACGCTTTGAAGAACAGATGGAGACCGTCGACACAATTCTCGCCTCCCTGGAGTTAAGCGATAAACCGGTCTTAAAGGTCTTTAATAAAATAGACCTGATAGCGCCCGAAATAGCTCAATGGCAATGCCGCCGACATAATGGCGTAGCCATCTCCGCCCTGGACGGCGGGACACTCCGGCCCCTGCTTACCCGTATGGAAGAGATCATCGACCGGATACTGCCCCGGGAACAGATATCCTCGGCAGAACAGGACGCAGTAGCAGAGGCGATGCGAGAACGTCGGGACACAGGGCTATTGCATTAG
- the ahbC gene encoding 12,18-didecarboxysiroheme deacetylase has product MIGISKLYCGAVEAADVLRYGRHSGALPSHLLQFSADKRPVVVWNVTRRCNLKCVHCYAQATAGVAEDELSLAEGLALLDDLKAFGVPVVLFSGGEPLMHPDLLTLVEHAVAAGMRAVISTNGVLIDREVAGRLKQCGLSYVGISLDGAPATHDRFRGQAGAFDAALAGVRHCQEAGIKVGLRFTINRHNYREIPAIFDLIDTLEIPRVCFYHLVYSGRGSRLKEAALSHEETRGVVDLIIDRTADLFARGIPKEVLTVDNHADGPYIYLRLKRENNPRAEEVLKLLQMNEGNSSGRGIGCVSWDGRVHADQFWRHYSFGNIRERPFSQIWTDLSNPLMAKLKDKKRFVTGRCAACRWLDVCAGNFRVRAEALTGDLWAPDPDCYLTDAEIA; this is encoded by the coding sequence ATGATCGGTATTTCTAAACTTTATTGCGGTGCCGTGGAGGCCGCCGATGTCTTGCGCTATGGTCGCCATTCCGGCGCTTTGCCTTCGCATCTGCTCCAGTTCTCGGCTGATAAAAGACCGGTGGTGGTTTGGAACGTCACCCGCCGTTGTAACCTAAAGTGCGTCCACTGCTATGCCCAGGCCACTGCCGGCGTGGCCGAAGATGAACTCTCACTTGCCGAGGGTCTGGCCCTGCTGGATGATCTTAAAGCTTTTGGGGTACCTGTGGTCCTCTTCTCTGGGGGGGAACCGCTGATGCATCCGGACCTGCTGACCCTGGTGGAACATGCCGTCGCCGCTGGCATGCGTGCCGTGATTTCCACCAACGGCGTTCTCATTGATCGGGAGGTGGCCGGGAGATTAAAGCAGTGCGGTTTATCATATGTGGGTATCAGTCTGGATGGCGCCCCGGCCACCCATGATCGTTTCCGCGGCCAGGCCGGGGCCTTTGACGCGGCCCTGGCTGGTGTGCGCCACTGTCAGGAAGCTGGCATCAAGGTAGGCCTGCGCTTCACCATCAACCGGCACAACTACCGGGAGATCCCGGCGATCTTCGATCTCATCGACACGCTTGAGATTCCGCGGGTCTGTTTCTATCACCTGGTTTACTCCGGCCGGGGCAGCCGCCTGAAGGAGGCAGCCCTTTCTCATGAGGAAACCAGGGGGGTAGTAGACCTCATCATTGACCGGACCGCCGATCTCTTCGCTCGAGGAATACCCAAAGAGGTCCTCACCGTTGACAACCATGCCGACGGACCCTATATCTACCTGCGCCTCAAACGGGAAAATAACCCTCGAGCCGAAGAAGTCTTAAAACTGCTGCAGATGAACGAAGGGAACAGCTCCGGTCGGGGAATCGGCTGCGTCAGTTGGGATGGCCGGGTACACGCTGATCAATTCTGGCGGCATTATTCTTTTGGCAATATCCGGGAGCGGCCCTTTAGCCAGATCTGGACCGATCTGAGCAACCCCCTCATGGCAAAGCTCAAGGATAAAAAACGCTTTGTGACCGGACGCTGCGCCGCCTGCCGCTGGCTGGACGTCTGCGCCGGTAACTTCCGGGTCCGGGCCGAGGCCCTCACCGGAGATCTATGGGCTCCGGATCCCGATTGCTATCTCACTGACGCCGAAATCGCCTGA
- the fabD gene encoding ACP S-malonyltransferase encodes MSKKIAMVFPGQGSQYVGMGKTLYESDIEAQKLFAQAEEITGLPLRKLCFEGPMEELTQTVNLQPAVTMLNMALYRALKRAGVQPDFVAGHSLGEYSALYAAGVLSEADTLKAVQRRGQLMHREAEKYPGAMAAIVGLPIVQAVELLTPLTLGGRFALANYNAPEQLVVSGAKEEIAEAMAMAKKAGVRAIPLAVSGAWHSPLMEGATADFTALLTTLTFQAPSIPVLLNVTGQPVSNPAVIRDCMCRQLTSSVKWTQSIDHMRGGGVERWVEVGPKNVLKGLVRKIIPKDEPFHFHNVEDPASLATFLETLAV; translated from the coding sequence ATGTCCAAAAAGATTGCCATGGTATTTCCCGGCCAGGGATCCCAATATGTGGGAATGGGAAAGACCCTATATGAAAGTGATATCGAAGCCCAAAAATTATTTGCCCAAGCCGAGGAGATTACCGGCCTGCCGCTGAGAAAACTGTGTTTTGAGGGCCCGATGGAAGAATTGACCCAGACCGTTAATCTGCAGCCGGCTGTTACCATGTTGAATATGGCCCTTTACCGGGCACTTAAGCGGGCAGGGGTGCAACCCGACTTTGTCGCCGGACACAGTCTGGGGGAATACAGCGCCCTCTATGCCGCCGGGGTGCTCTCCGAGGCCGACACTTTAAAGGCGGTACAACGACGCGGCCAGTTGATGCATCGGGAGGCCGAAAAATATCCGGGGGCCATGGCCGCCATCGTTGGCCTGCCCATTGTCCAGGCCGTAGAGCTGCTGACCCCCTTGACGTTAGGCGGGCGCTTTGCCCTGGCCAATTATAACGCTCCGGAACAATTAGTAGTCTCCGGTGCAAAAGAGGAGATCGCCGAAGCCATGGCTATGGCCAAAAAGGCCGGGGTCCGCGCCATCCCACTGGCTGTATCCGGCGCCTGGCACTCTCCACTCATGGAAGGAGCAACGGCGGATTTTACCGCTTTGCTGACAACCCTTACCTTTCAGGCGCCGAGCATTCCGGTGCTGCTCAATGTCACCGGCCAGCCCGTGAGTAATCCGGCCGTCATTCGGGATTGCATGTGCCGACAGTTGACCTCTTCGGTTAAATGGACCCAGAGTATAGACCACATGCGAGGCGGCGGGGTGGAGCGGTGGGTGGAAGTAGGTCCCAAAAACGTGCTTAAAGGCCTGGTACGCAAGATCATCCCTAAGGATGAACCTTTTCATTTCCACAACGTCGAAGACCCGGCGAGCCTGGCGACTTTTTTAGAAACCTTGGCGGTTTAG
- a CDS encoding dihydroorotase, which yields MGLLLRGGLVIDPAQALEAARDILIEDGRLMALVAPGSVAEAGHRVIEAADFVVCPGLIDMHTHLREPGQEYKETIATGGQAAAAGGFTAVACMPNTIPVNDSATVTRFILEKAAQAKGPRVYPVAAISQGSRGEVLAEYGELKAAGAVALSDDGRPVSNSQLMRRALEYAHTFDLPIISHSEDLALTGNGVMHEGIVSLQMGLRGIPAAAEETAIFRDVALARLTGARLHIAHVSTAGSVEIIRQAKAAGTQVTAETAPHYFSLTDEAVRGFNTNAKMSPPLRTAADVAAIKKGLADGTLDCIATDHAPHSSLEKEVEFDQAANGIIGLETALGLSLNLVWEGVLTLSQMVAKLSANPARILRVPGGTLQVGKPADITVIDLNHAWTVDVQQFKSKSRNCPFHGWQLTGKPVLTMVGGEIIYKLKE from the coding sequence GTGGGACTGCTGCTTAGAGGCGGACTGGTAATCGATCCGGCACAAGCTCTGGAGGCTGCGAGAGATATTCTGATCGAAGACGGGCGCCTAATGGCATTGGTGGCGCCCGGCTCGGTGGCCGAGGCAGGACACCGGGTAATTGAGGCCGCGGATTTCGTGGTCTGCCCCGGTCTCATCGACATGCATACCCATCTGAGGGAACCGGGCCAGGAATATAAAGAGACTATCGCCACCGGCGGCCAGGCAGCGGCGGCGGGAGGATTCACTGCCGTAGCCTGTATGCCCAACACCATACCGGTAAACGATTCGGCGACCGTCACCCGCTTCATTCTGGAAAAAGCCGCACAGGCAAAGGGTCCCCGAGTCTATCCGGTGGCTGCGATCTCGCAGGGCTCCCGAGGAGAGGTGTTGGCCGAATATGGGGAATTAAAGGCGGCCGGGGCAGTTGCCCTCTCAGATGACGGCAGGCCGGTGAGCAACTCCCAACTTATGCGCCGGGCCTTGGAATATGCCCACACCTTTGATCTGCCGATCATCTCCCACAGCGAAGATCTGGCCCTTACCGGCAACGGCGTCATGCACGAAGGAATCGTCTCTTTGCAGATGGGACTAAGGGGCATCCCGGCAGCCGCTGAAGAAACGGCGATCTTTCGGGACGTCGCTCTGGCCCGTCTCACCGGCGCCAGGCTGCATATTGCCCACGTCAGTACTGCCGGATCGGTGGAGATCATCCGCCAAGCCAAGGCCGCCGGTACCCAAGTCACGGCAGAGACGGCGCCGCACTATTTCAGCCTCACCGACGAGGCGGTGCGAGGATTTAACACGAACGCCAAGATGAGTCCCCCGCTGAGAACCGCCGCCGACGTCGCAGCGATCAAAAAAGGATTGGCTGACGGCACCCTGGATTGTATCGCCACTGACCACGCGCCCCACAGCAGCCTGGAAAAGGAAGTAGAGTTCGACCAGGCCGCCAATGGCATCATCGGCCTGGAAACGGCGCTGGGCCTCAGTCTCAACCTGGTGTGGGAGGGCGTTCTCACCCTGTCCCAGATGGTCGCCAAGCTGAGCGCCAATCCGGCCCGTATCCTTAGAGTACCGGGCGGCACCTTGCAGGTGGGGAAACCGGCTGATATAACTGTCATTGATCTGAATCATGCCTGGACCGTCGACGTCCAGCAGTTCAAATCCAAGAGCCGCAACTGCCCCTTTCATGGGTGGCAGCTCACCGGCAAGCCAGTGCTGACTATGGTGGGTGGAGAGATTATTTATAAGCTGAAAGAATAA
- a CDS encoding aspartate carbamoyltransferase catalytic subunit encodes MLFRRKDLLGLAGLSREEIQHILTTAASFKEISTRSIKKVPTLRGKTVITLFYEPSTRTRTSFEIAAKRLSADTVNLSIAASSVVKGETLIDTANNLEAMHPDIIVIRHACSGAPHLLAGRLKSSVVNAGDGLHEHPTQGLLDMLTVWEAKGRLDGLRVAIIGDIAHSRVARSNIHGFHTMGSQVVVAGPQTMLPPYLEALGVEVTYSLTEAVRQADVIMMLRLQLERQGQMFFSTLREYSRVFGLNQKHLALAKPDALVMHPGPLNRGVEISPEVADGIQSAILQQVTNGVAVRMAVLYLLSGGEQSGTAA; translated from the coding sequence ATGTTGTTCAGGCGCAAAGATCTTTTAGGACTGGCAGGGCTCAGCCGGGAGGAGATCCAGCATATTTTAACGACTGCGGCCTCTTTCAAAGAGATTTCGACCCGGAGCATCAAAAAAGTACCAACCCTGCGGGGCAAGACGGTCATTACGCTGTTCTATGAACCCAGCACCCGCACCCGAACTTCCTTTGAGATTGCCGCCAAGCGGTTGAGCGCCGATACCGTGAATCTCTCGATTGCGGCCAGCAGCGTGGTCAAGGGGGAGACCCTGATCGACACAGCTAATAATTTGGAGGCCATGCACCCGGATATTATTGTTATCCGGCACGCCTGCAGCGGTGCACCCCATCTATTGGCCGGCCGGTTGAAAAGCAGCGTCGTTAACGCCGGGGATGGCCTGCACGAACATCCCACTCAGGGGCTGCTGGATATGCTGACCGTCTGGGAGGCCAAGGGCCGGTTGGATGGCCTGCGGGTAGCTATTATTGGGGATATCGCCCATTCGCGGGTGGCCCGGTCCAATATCCACGGCTTTCACACCATGGGCTCCCAGGTTGTGGTCGCCGGACCACAGACCATGCTGCCGCCGTACTTGGAGGCATTAGGGGTAGAGGTCACCTATTCTCTGACCGAGGCGGTGCGCCAGGCAGATGTGATTATGATGCTGCGACTGCAGTTGGAACGGCAAGGGCAGATGTTTTTTTCGACATTGCGTGAATACTCCCGGGTTTTTGGGCTGAATCAGAAACACTTGGCCTTGGCCAAACCCGATGCCCTGGTGATGCATCCGGGACCCTTAAACCGGGGGGTGGAAATTTCACCGGAGGTTGCAGATGGCATCCAGTCTGCGATTCTACAGCAGGTCACCAACGGGGTGGCGGTGCGCATGGCGGTCTTATATCTGTTGAGTGGAGGTGAGCAAAGTGGGACTGCTGCTTAG
- a CDS encoding DUF362 domain-containing protein, with translation MASQVFCFDLRVTTKDTNFKKFGRLLEAADLKGIVQRKKKRPLIGIKLHFGEKGNTSFIRPIYVRQVVDKLWEYGGRPFITDANTVYVGTRADAVDHLTTAIQNGFAYAVVNAPLVIADGLRGTAEAEVEINQELFQSVFIGEAIVEAEALVSLAHFKLHELSGFGGAIKNVGMGCASRRGKLAQHSNIAPKVNEKKCTGCGDCVAHCAQEAIRLEADKAVIDPAKCVGCAECILVCPYGNIEIQWNESIPVFLKKMVEYTYGVLKGKQDRVIFVNFVTQVSPACDCYGHNDLPIVGDLGILASRDIVALDQACADLVNSSPGLPGSCLKDLTAGSDKFRSVYPKIDWEIQLDYAEKLALGSRRYELIKI, from the coding sequence ATGGCCAGCCAGGTTTTTTGCTTTGATTTGCGGGTTACTACTAAAGACACCAATTTCAAAAAGTTCGGCCGCTTATTGGAGGCCGCAGATCTGAAAGGCATCGTCCAGCGCAAGAAGAAGCGGCCGCTTATCGGCATTAAACTGCACTTCGGCGAAAAGGGCAACACCTCGTTCATCCGACCCATTTACGTGCGCCAGGTGGTGGATAAGCTCTGGGAATACGGCGGCCGACCCTTTATCACCGATGCCAACACGGTCTATGTCGGGACCCGGGCTGATGCCGTAGACCATCTGACCACCGCTATTCAGAACGGCTTCGCTTACGCCGTAGTCAACGCCCCGCTGGTAATCGCCGATGGCCTGAGGGGGACGGCCGAAGCGGAAGTGGAAATCAACCAGGAACTTTTTCAGTCGGTTTTTATCGGGGAGGCGATTGTCGAGGCTGAAGCATTGGTCAGCTTGGCCCATTTCAAACTGCACGAGCTTTCAGGATTTGGCGGGGCCATCAAGAACGTCGGTATGGGCTGTGCCTCCCGCCGTGGCAAACTGGCGCAGCATTCCAACATCGCCCCCAAGGTAAATGAAAAAAAATGTACCGGTTGCGGCGATTGTGTGGCCCACTGTGCCCAGGAGGCCATTCGCCTGGAAGCGGACAAGGCCGTCATTGATCCGGCCAAATGCGTCGGCTGCGCTGAATGTATCCTGGTCTGCCCTTACGGCAATATCGAAATCCAATGGAATGAATCCATCCCGGTGTTTTTGAAAAAGATGGTGGAATACACTTACGGAGTTTTGAAAGGCAAACAGGACCGGGTAATCTTTGTCAACTTCGTTACCCAGGTATCACCGGCCTGCGACTGCTACGGCCATAACGACCTGCCCATTGTCGGTGATTTAGGTATTCTTGCTTCCAGAGATATTGTCGCTCTGGATCAGGCCTGCGCCGACTTAGTGAACAGCAGCCCCGGCCTGCCTGGCTCCTGCCTGAAGGACTTGACGGCCGGCAGCGACAAGTTCCGCAGCGTCTATCCCAAGATCGACTGGGAAATTCAACTGGATTACGCGGAAAAACTGGCGCTGGGTTCGAGGAGGTATGAATTAATCAAGATTTAA